In Oncorhynchus nerka isolate Pitt River linkage group LG21, Oner_Uvic_2.0, whole genome shotgun sequence, the following are encoded in one genomic region:
- the LOC115103798 gene encoding uncharacterized protein LOC115103798 isoform X2 yields the protein MNLLTQQMVMLWLSVARTLTTTELVKLSTVDSVIVPCHQRVTLRCDITTFQEGLSIKHLAWVRQDGKHLCDVNGTGVTGTHSGSTPSTMECSYTPQTQLTLTLLQVQPLERGKYLCKLRSNQGVKEATTTVELQECYRKAQPSVSDEGPTCTFTGVYPDGEVHWFQGPNNVTGDSTINTKQVEDGASLTITSSLKRKTVSGEGAYNCSLWIPSTGAYLTSSLVVPEHSKAKVVQPNASGAGSIGPLWKPFLFLLSTLFLV from the exons ATGAACCTGCTCACCCAGCAAATGGTGATGCTTTGGCTCTCTGTTGCTCGCACACTCACAACAACAG AGCTGGTGAAGCTAAGCACTGTTGACTCTGTCATTGTGCCATGTCACCAGCGTGTAACCCTCCGATGTGACATCACCACCTTCCAGGAGGGGCTGTCGATCAAACATCTGGCCTGGGTCCGCCAGGACGGCAAGCACCTGTGTGATGTTAACGGAACTGGAGTGACCGGGACCCACTCAGGGAGCACACCTAGTACCATGGAGTGTAGTTATACCCCACAGACACAGCTGACCCTGACTCTGCTGCAGGTACAGCCACTGGAGCGGGGAAAGTACTTGTGCAAGCTACGCTCCAATCAAGGAGTAAAGGAGGCCACTACAACGGTGGAGCTGCAAG AGTGCTACAGGAAGGCCCAGCCCAGTGTCAGTGATGAGGGCCCAACCTGCACCTTCACTGGGGTCTACCCTGATGGAGAGGTGCACTGGTTCCAGGGACCCAACAACGTGACTGGGGACTCTACAATCAACACTAAACAAGTGGAAGATGGAGCGTCATTGACTATAACTAGTTCCCTGAAAAGAAAGACCGTCTCTGGGGAAGGGGCCTACAACTGCTCCCTGTGGATCCCCAGTACCGGAGCCTACCTGACCAGCAGCTTAGTGGTACCAGAGCATAGTAAAGCCAAGGTTGTGCAGCCCAATGCCAGTGGGGCAGGGTCCATTGGTCCTTTGTGGAAACCTTTTCTATTCCTCCTGAGTACGCTCTTCCTGGTGTGA
- the LOC115103798 gene encoding uncharacterized protein LOC115103798 isoform X1, which yields MCNLCASIGDQVKRNKMNLLTQQMVMLWLSVARTLTTTELVKLSTVDSVIVPCHQRVTLRCDITTFQEGLSIKHLAWVRQDGKHLCDVNGTGVTGTHSGSTPSTMECSYTPQTQLTLTLLQVQPLERGKYLCKLRSNQGVKEATTTVELQECYRKAQPSVSDEGPTCTFTGVYPDGEVHWFQGPNNVTGDSTINTKQVEDGASLTITSSLKRKTVSGEGAYNCSLWIPSTGAYLTSSLVVPEHSKAKVVQPNASGAGSIGPLWKPFLFLLSTLFLV from the exons ATGTGTAACTTGTGTGCGTCTATAGGAGATCAAGTCAAGAGAAACAAGATGAACCTGCTCACCCAGCAAATGGTGATGCTTTGGCTCTCTGTTGCTCGCACACTCACAACAACAG AGCTGGTGAAGCTAAGCACTGTTGACTCTGTCATTGTGCCATGTCACCAGCGTGTAACCCTCCGATGTGACATCACCACCTTCCAGGAGGGGCTGTCGATCAAACATCTGGCCTGGGTCCGCCAGGACGGCAAGCACCTGTGTGATGTTAACGGAACTGGAGTGACCGGGACCCACTCAGGGAGCACACCTAGTACCATGGAGTGTAGTTATACCCCACAGACACAGCTGACCCTGACTCTGCTGCAGGTACAGCCACTGGAGCGGGGAAAGTACTTGTGCAAGCTACGCTCCAATCAAGGAGTAAAGGAGGCCACTACAACGGTGGAGCTGCAAG AGTGCTACAGGAAGGCCCAGCCCAGTGTCAGTGATGAGGGCCCAACCTGCACCTTCACTGGGGTCTACCCTGATGGAGAGGTGCACTGGTTCCAGGGACCCAACAACGTGACTGGGGACTCTACAATCAACACTAAACAAGTGGAAGATGGAGCGTCATTGACTATAACTAGTTCCCTGAAAAGAAAGACCGTCTCTGGGGAAGGGGCCTACAACTGCTCCCTGTGGATCCCCAGTACCGGAGCCTACCTGACCAGCAGCTTAGTGGTACCAGAGCATAGTAAAGCCAAGGTTGTGCAGCCCAATGCCAGTGGGGCAGGGTCCATTGGTCCTTTGTGGAAACCTTTTCTATTCCTCCTGAGTACGCTCTTCCTGGTGTGA